From a single Geoanaerobacter pelophilus genomic region:
- a CDS encoding class I SAM-dependent methyltransferase — MNRVINQFTTRAETYSASANWISDEKLINTHIEACGQRSAGHLLELCCGTGMVGRKFSAAGWNVCGIDLTKAMAEEANRFFPCICSPAEEVPFLDGAFDVVLLRQAYFLLDNGQKVLEQAHRVLKPGGFFVFSQTVPFSAEDTPWLEHIHRTKQAQLQRFFTEADLAEELERTFFSVRETRRLMVRENITGWLAAAPELSPEKQTEVCALIAGAPEPYRTIHKVEAVDGQVLEDWNWVIFTAERKPGR, encoded by the coding sequence ATGAACAGGGTAATCAATCAATTTACCACCAGGGCAGAGACGTACTCTGCTTCTGCCAACTGGATATCCGATGAAAAACTAATCAATACCCATATTGAAGCCTGCGGGCAAAGATCAGCGGGACACCTGCTGGAGCTCTGTTGTGGAACCGGTATGGTAGGCAGAAAATTCTCTGCTGCCGGCTGGAATGTGTGCGGAATCGATCTGACCAAAGCCATGGCCGAAGAGGCCAACAGGTTTTTCCCCTGCATCTGTTCACCGGCAGAAGAGGTTCCTTTTCTGGATGGCGCTTTCGATGTCGTCTTGCTGCGCCAGGCTTACTTTCTTCTGGATAACGGCCAGAAGGTTTTGGAGCAGGCCCATCGGGTGTTGAAACCCGGCGGGTTTTTTGTCTTCAGCCAGACTGTGCCGTTTTCAGCGGAAGACACCCCGTGGCTGGAACATATTCATCGTACCAAGCAGGCCCAACTGCAACGGTTCTTTACTGAAGCAGACCTTGCCGAAGAGTTGGAGCGCACATTTTTTTCTGTGCGGGAAACCCGTCGCCTTATGGTAAGGGAAAACATAACTGGTTGGCTAGCCGCAGCTCCGGAACTATCTCCGGAGAAACAAACCGAAGTGTGCGCCCTGATTGCTGGCGCCCCAGAACCTTATCGCACTATTCACAAGGTCGAAGCAGTTGACGGACAGGTACTAGAAGACTGGAACTGGGTGATATTCACAGCAGAAAGAAAACCTGGCAGATGA
- a CDS encoding 6-phosphofructokinase → MAKRIGILTGGGDCPGLNAVIRALVKGAILKRGWEVVGIEDGFDGLLEESKMRPLGLNEVRGILPRGGTILGTTNRGNPFSYPVEKDGKLEIVDISDRVVDNISRAGIDALVAIGGEGSLTIALELMRKGVPVVGVPKTIDNDLLETDVTFGYNTALETATYALDKLHSTAESHHRVMVMEVMGRYAGWIALESGIAGGADVILIPEIPFSIEKICESIERRRSRGSRFSIIVAAEGAMEKGGNRVVKSGPDLRHQVERLGGIGEYVSRRIGKCLDMDSRVTVLGHLQRGGSPSTFDRCLGSRFGIKALELIEKGIFGEMVCLRGTEIRSVKIEKAVRRLKLVNPRGQMVNAAEELGIMLGR, encoded by the coding sequence ATGGCTAAGCGGATTGGTATTTTAACCGGCGGTGGTGATTGCCCGGGCCTGAATGCGGTTATTCGCGCTCTGGTAAAGGGGGCAATTCTCAAGCGGGGCTGGGAAGTCGTTGGCATTGAAGACGGTTTTGACGGCCTGCTTGAAGAATCCAAGATGAGGCCACTGGGGCTCAACGAGGTAAGGGGTATACTCCCTCGTGGAGGCACGATTCTCGGAACCACCAATCGCGGCAATCCTTTTTCCTACCCAGTCGAAAAAGACGGAAAGCTTGAGATTGTCGATATTTCGGATAGAGTGGTTGATAACATCAGTCGTGCCGGCATTGATGCCCTTGTTGCCATCGGTGGCGAAGGCTCTTTAACGATAGCCTTGGAATTGATGCGCAAGGGGGTGCCGGTTGTCGGCGTCCCGAAGACGATCGACAATGATCTGCTTGAGACTGACGTCACCTTCGGGTATAACACGGCGTTGGAGACAGCAACGTACGCGCTCGACAAACTGCACTCAACGGCAGAGAGTCATCACCGGGTCATGGTGATGGAGGTCATGGGGCGTTATGCCGGTTGGATTGCCCTCGAATCAGGAATTGCCGGAGGGGCTGACGTTATTCTCATCCCGGAGATCCCTTTTTCGATTGAAAAAATCTGTGAGTCCATTGAACGGCGAAGATCGCGGGGGAGCCGTTTCAGTATTATTGTCGCTGCTGAGGGTGCCATGGAAAAGGGGGGCAACAGGGTTGTAAAGTCGGGCCCGGACCTGCGCCACCAGGTTGAGCGGCTTGGGGGCATCGGCGAGTACGTGTCGCGACGGATTGGCAAATGTCTCGACATGGATTCCCGGGTTACCGTACTGGGGCATCTGCAGCGCGGCGGCTCTCCGTCAACATTTGACCGCTGCCTGGGGAGCCGCTTCGGCATCAAGGCCCTTGAACTTATAGAGAAAGGCATTTTCGGGGAGATGGTCTGTCTCAGAGGGACAGAGATCCGTTCGGTCAAGATAGAAAAAGCGGTTCGCCGGCTTAAACTGGTAAACCCCCGGGGCCAGATGGTCAATGCTGCTGAGGAACTGGGGATAATGCTGGGGCGCTAG
- the panP gene encoding pyridoxal-dependent aspartate 1-decarboxylase PanP → MPKNRDAARANLENLYRIFTVPEAPDSTLGAIDKAITDDVTGFLQNHIVAIERNLEEIEAMFSSAAIPEEPTYVSEYTEFVKENLVAHSVHTAAPGFVGHMTSALPYFMLPLSRLMTALNQNLVKVETSKAFTPMERQVLAMLHHLVYRRDDGFYRQWIHNSQHALGAFCSGGTIANVTALWVARNRLFAPDGAFRGIAQEGLAAALKHRGADGIAVLVSERGHYSFGKAADLLGLGRDNLIKVKTDANNRVDLKLLRDECQRLQDRNILPLALIGIAGTTETGNIDPLEKLADFAQELGCHFHVDAAWGGPTLFSDRYRPLLSGIERADSITIDAHKQLYVPMGAGMVVFRDPTALSAIEHHANYILRHGSKDLGSHTLEGSRPGKAMLVHAGFSIIGRKGYELLIDMGIERARTFADMIRHHPDFELTSDPELNILTYRYCPLAVQQSLAEATVEQVVEINALLDQVCQLLQKYQREAGKTFVSRTRLRIDHYDGELTVLRVVLANPLTTEEILQSVLEEQCEIVQQPEIQSLLRQIEELCVGQGCDGTTAQQQRKCCSAGRT, encoded by the coding sequence ATGCCGAAGAATCGCGACGCTGCCCGTGCCAATCTGGAAAATCTTTACCGGATCTTTACTGTGCCGGAAGCCCCCGATTCCACCCTTGGTGCTATCGACAAGGCAATAACCGATGACGTCACCGGTTTTTTGCAGAATCATATAGTCGCCATCGAACGAAACCTGGAAGAGATCGAGGCGATGTTCTCCTCCGCTGCCATTCCCGAAGAGCCTACCTACGTTTCAGAATACACGGAATTCGTCAAAGAAAACCTGGTCGCCCATTCGGTCCATACCGCTGCCCCAGGTTTTGTCGGTCACATGACCTCGGCGCTGCCGTACTTCATGCTCCCCCTGTCGCGGCTGATGACTGCGCTCAACCAGAACCTGGTCAAGGTGGAAACCTCCAAGGCCTTTACTCCGATGGAGCGGCAGGTGCTTGCCATGCTGCATCACCTGGTGTATCGCCGCGATGACGGTTTTTACCGGCAATGGATCCACAACAGCCAGCATGCCTTGGGAGCCTTTTGCTCCGGCGGCACCATTGCCAATGTTACGGCGCTGTGGGTGGCGCGAAATCGGCTCTTTGCTCCTGACGGGGCTTTCCGCGGTATTGCCCAGGAAGGGCTTGCTGCTGCCTTGAAGCATCGCGGGGCAGACGGGATTGCCGTTCTGGTCTCGGAACGCGGTCACTACTCATTCGGCAAGGCTGCCGATCTGCTCGGCCTCGGTCGGGATAATCTGATCAAGGTGAAGACCGATGCGAACAACCGCGTCGACCTCAAGCTGCTGAGAGACGAGTGCCAGCGTCTGCAGGACCGGAACATCCTGCCGCTGGCCCTGATCGGCATCGCCGGTACCACTGAAACCGGCAACATCGATCCCCTGGAGAAGTTGGCGGATTTTGCCCAGGAACTGGGCTGCCATTTTCATGTAGACGCTGCCTGGGGAGGTCCGACCCTGTTCTCTGACCGCTACCGCCCACTGCTCAGCGGCATCGAGCGGGCAGATTCGATTACCATTGATGCGCACAAGCAGCTGTATGTCCCAATGGGGGCAGGGATGGTCGTTTTCCGGGATCCTACCGCCTTGTCGGCGATAGAGCATCATGCCAACTATATCCTGCGTCATGGCTCGAAGGATCTGGGCAGCCATACCCTTGAAGGGTCGCGGCCGGGAAAAGCAATGCTCGTCCATGCCGGGTTCTCGATCATCGGTCGCAAGGGATACGAGCTTCTTATCGACATGGGGATTGAACGGGCACGAACCTTTGCCGATATGATCCGACACCATCCCGATTTTGAACTGACCAGCGATCCGGAGTTGAATATCCTCACCTATCGCTACTGCCCTCTGGCGGTACAACAGTCGTTGGCTGAGGCAACGGTCGAACAGGTCGTTGAGATCAACGCTCTGCTTGACCAGGTCTGCCAGTTACTGCAGAAATACCAGCGGGAAGCAGGCAAGACCTTTGTCTCCAGGACACGGCTGCGTATCGACCACTATGATGGTGAACTCACGGTCCTGCGCGTGGTCCTGGCAAATCCCTTGACGACCGAGGAGATCCTGCAGTCAGTGCTGGAGGAACAGTGCGAAATCGTGCAGCAACCGGAGATTCAATCGTTATTGCGGCAGATTGAGGAGCTCTGTGTCGGTCAGGGTTGTGACGGAACAACTGCTCAGCAGCAGCGAAAATGTTGCTCCGCAGGACGAACATGA
- a CDS encoding HIT family protein, with amino-acid sequence MERLWAPWRMEYIAGAKSEDCVFCIGDDLEQDRQRLVLFRSRASFVILNIYPYTSGHLMAIPYRHTATMNDLDDTELLDLARMVRLSCNVLNAEYAPHGFNIGMNLGLAAGAGVKEHLHYHIVPRWNGDSNYMAVTAETRVIPEDLVTTYKRLKPHFAAHAGEGS; translated from the coding sequence ATGGAGCGGCTCTGGGCCCCGTGGCGCATGGAATACATTGCCGGGGCGAAATCTGAAGATTGCGTGTTCTGCATCGGCGATGATCTGGAACAGGACCGACAGCGGCTGGTGCTGTTTCGATCACGCGCCTCGTTCGTTATTCTCAATATCTATCCCTATACCAGTGGGCACCTGATGGCCATTCCTTACCGGCATACCGCAACCATGAATGACCTCGATGATACGGAACTGCTCGATCTTGCCAGGATGGTCCGGTTGTCATGCAATGTCCTTAACGCTGAATATGCTCCCCATGGGTTCAATATCGGTATGAACCTCGGTCTGGCTGCCGGCGCCGGGGTGAAAGAGCATCTGCATTATCATATTGTGCCGCGGTGGAACGGTGATTCCAATTACATGGCTGTGACCGCAGAAACACGAGTGATCCCTGAGGATTTAGTGACAACTTACAAGCGTCTCAAGCCGCATTTTGCAGCTCATGCCGGGGAAGGGTCGTAG
- a CDS encoding methyl-accepting chemotaxis protein: MKNSDASYSKSLRYLIMGILFGVGAPIMWAILSAIFFGDGSKSFFVRIYEDASRSSEQISLYIYMFFGTSAVMGGLGYLVGRNSDELKEQKHETEDLNKKIVLQKELFETRFKALDNSIKSFHQISSRIQKTIDSQEVLKLCAEGLSEVLGYERVNILIADELHSTLRFAVNARTEGFDPHSAVLPFDERAGIIYKCMVEKKPFLVEDMRSYPTEYQIKPPYDTIEPLRSKSFILCPIIIKGESVGVFGVDNKHSKRPLNDSDLDTVKLFADQAASSLTRINLVKSIDTLTLELGNTFAALLKNRESHSKTVINLKGYVDSLSDNTAHIAGAAENVMTAIDDTSASVGEISVAIEQVSRNLDALSETVEKSVSAMEEINATLFTVEKNTVVSHKVSSQVKSQADRSSAIVEETIASLAEIQNSVELSYAGIKRLAENSSRIEGIVGVINDITKRTNLLALNASIIAAQAGEYGKSFGVVADEIRNLSLQTGQSTGEITGIVEEIMTESRAAASNVTLTKDLVQKGVMLGQETGESLKVILESSNQAMDMTNQIRISTEEQAKSVQMVTRSIEDVSTMTTQIFTASKEQANATRNILRAVNTIKDMTQEMAGATGRQVDDGKEIKHAVESVGKMVLGIFEDLEKRRSESVAVVKELEMMKEFSE, encoded by the coding sequence ATGAAAAATAGCGACGCGTCCTATTCGAAATCATTGCGTTATCTGATAATGGGAATCCTGTTCGGCGTGGGAGCCCCGATCATGTGGGCAATTCTTAGTGCCATCTTTTTCGGTGACGGATCGAAGTCGTTTTTTGTCCGCATTTACGAAGACGCTTCCCGGAGTTCGGAGCAGATATCTCTGTATATTTACATGTTTTTCGGCACCAGCGCCGTCATGGGGGGGCTTGGCTATCTGGTCGGTCGCAACAGCGACGAACTCAAGGAGCAGAAGCATGAGACCGAGGATCTGAATAAAAAGATAGTCCTGCAAAAAGAGCTTTTTGAAACCCGCTTCAAGGCTCTGGATAACAGCATCAAGAGCTTTCACCAGATAAGCAGCCGGATCCAGAAGACCATTGATTCCCAGGAAGTTTTAAAACTGTGTGCCGAGGGGTTGAGCGAAGTGCTGGGCTATGAGCGGGTCAATATCCTGATTGCCGATGAACTTCACTCTACGCTCAGGTTTGCGGTCAATGCCCGCACTGAAGGGTTTGACCCGCATTCAGCAGTTCTGCCGTTTGATGAAAGAGCAGGGATCATCTATAAATGTATGGTGGAGAAAAAGCCGTTCCTCGTGGAGGACATGAGAAGCTATCCTACCGAATACCAGATCAAGCCACCCTATGATACCATCGAGCCCTTGAGGTCCAAAAGTTTCATCCTTTGTCCGATAATCATCAAAGGCGAATCGGTAGGGGTCTTTGGTGTCGACAACAAGCACAGCAAGCGTCCCCTGAACGACTCGGATCTGGACACCGTTAAACTTTTTGCCGATCAGGCAGCATCCTCTCTTACCAGGATCAACTTGGTCAAATCGATTGATACCCTTACCCTGGAGCTGGGCAATACCTTTGCCGCCCTGCTTAAAAATCGGGAAAGCCATTCCAAAACAGTGATCAATCTCAAAGGGTATGTCGATTCTCTCAGCGATAATACCGCCCATATTGCCGGGGCCGCAGAAAACGTAATGACCGCCATTGATGACACCAGCGCCTCGGTCGGTGAGATTTCAGTCGCTATCGAGCAGGTGAGTCGCAATCTGGATGCCTTGTCCGAGACCGTAGAAAAATCGGTTTCGGCCATGGAAGAGATTAATGCGACCCTTTTCACGGTTGAAAAGAACACGGTAGTTTCCCACAAGGTGTCAAGTCAGGTAAAATCGCAAGCCGATCGAAGCAGCGCCATTGTCGAAGAGACGATTGCCTCGTTGGCCGAGATTCAGAATTCGGTAGAGCTGTCATACGCCGGGATCAAGCGGCTAGCCGAAAACAGCAGCCGAATTGAAGGGATCGTCGGAGTAATCAACGACATCACCAAAAGGACCAATCTGCTGGCCCTTAATGCCTCGATTATTGCCGCCCAAGCCGGCGAGTACGGCAAAAGTTTCGGCGTTGTTGCCGACGAAATCCGCAATCTGTCGCTACAGACCGGTCAATCGACCGGTGAGATTACCGGAATCGTTGAGGAGATCATGACCGAGTCCCGGGCAGCGGCGAGCAACGTGACGCTGACCAAGGATCTGGTGCAAAAAGGGGTTATGCTCGGCCAGGAAACCGGGGAATCGCTCAAGGTTATTCTCGAAAGCTCCAACCAGGCCATGGATATGACCAACCAGATCAGGATCTCCACAGAGGAGCAGGCCAAAAGCGTACAAATGGTGACCCGCTCCATTGAGGATGTCAGTACGATGACCACCCAGATTTTTACCGCCTCGAAGGAACAGGCCAACGCTACCCGCAACATCCTCAGGGCAGTCAATACCATCAAGGATATGACCCAGGAGATGGCTGGCGCCACCGGGCGCCAGGTAGACGATGGCAAAGAGATAAAGCATGCGGTAGAGTCTGTGGGCAAGATGGTGCTGGGAATCTTCGAAGATCTGGAAAAACGCCGCAGTGAAAGCGTTGCCGTGGTGAAAGAACTGGAGATGATGAAAGAGTTCAGCGAATAA
- a CDS encoding NADP-dependent malic enzyme gives MGKREDALDYHSSGRKGKIEVIATKPCLTSRDLSLAYSPGVAEPCLEIEKNPEDAYKYTAKGNLVAVISNGTAVLGLGNLGALAGKPVMEGKGILFKRFADIDVFDIEVDSEDPEEIIKFCQLIEPTFGGINLEDIKAPECFHIEEELKKTMNIPVFHDDQHGTAIISAAALTNALELIGKKMEEIKIVVNGAGASAIACANLAISLGVKAENLIMCDTKGVIYKGRTEGMNKYKERFAVDTTLRTLEEAVVGVDVLYGLSSKGAFTPDMVRKMAKNPIIFAMANPDPEITPEEAQAVRGDVLIATGRSDYPNQVNNVLGFPFIFRGALDVRASSINEEMKKAAVRALAELAREECPDSVCRAYGNEKFSFGPRYIIPKPFDPRALLRVAPAVAQAAMDSGVARQPIEDMEKYVEHLESLQGKAKETLRGIINKAKSDPKRIVFPEGDNEKILKAVQVLVEEGIAHPILIGNHSKIRTAIEELGLDLNGVPIVDPETYAKSDEYAEELFRLRQRKGLTLSEAKRIMRRKSRTHLGCMMVRQGDADTLLGGIDTHYPETIRPALEVIGKQEGLSSVHGLYMMVFKKGIIFLADTTVDIDPTAEELAETAILAAEKAKMLEFEPKVAMLSFSNFGSVLHPDTVKVKKAVEIVKQKAPGLEIDGEMQADTALVPEILQKNYQFSTLKGSANVLIFPDLNSGNISYKLLNRIGGADAIGPILMGMKKPIHVLQRGDDVLDIVNMAAIAVVDAQNS, from the coding sequence ATGGGAAAAAGAGAAGATGCATTGGATTATCACTCCAGTGGCCGCAAAGGGAAAATAGAAGTTATTGCTACGAAACCGTGTCTCACATCCCGTGACCTATCGCTCGCCTATTCTCCAGGCGTAGCTGAGCCATGCCTGGAAATTGAAAAAAATCCCGAAGACGCTTACAAATATACAGCCAAGGGTAACCTGGTGGCGGTTATTTCCAATGGAACAGCGGTTCTGGGGCTCGGCAACCTGGGCGCACTGGCCGGCAAACCGGTCATGGAAGGGAAAGGTATTCTTTTCAAGCGCTTTGCCGACATAGACGTCTTTGATATTGAGGTTGACAGTGAAGACCCGGAAGAAATCATCAAGTTCTGTCAGCTTATAGAACCTACCTTCGGCGGGATCAACCTGGAGGACATCAAGGCCCCTGAGTGCTTTCACATCGAGGAAGAGCTGAAGAAGACCATGAACATCCCGGTCTTCCATGATGACCAGCACGGCACGGCAATCATCTCCGCCGCAGCTCTGACCAATGCACTTGAGCTCATCGGCAAAAAGATGGAAGAAATCAAGATCGTGGTGAACGGCGCCGGGGCATCCGCCATTGCCTGCGCCAACCTGGCCATCTCCCTCGGCGTAAAAGCAGAAAATCTCATTATGTGTGACACCAAAGGGGTTATTTACAAGGGTCGCACCGAAGGGATGAACAAGTATAAAGAACGGTTTGCCGTAGACACCACGCTGCGCACCCTGGAAGAGGCGGTAGTTGGGGTCGACGTCCTGTACGGACTTTCCTCGAAAGGCGCATTTACTCCTGACATGGTTCGTAAAATGGCAAAAAACCCGATCATCTTTGCCATGGCAAACCCGGATCCGGAAATTACTCCCGAAGAGGCACAGGCTGTCCGTGGCGACGTCCTGATTGCCACCGGCCGCTCCGATTATCCGAACCAGGTCAACAATGTACTCGGCTTCCCCTTTATTTTCCGCGGCGCCCTGGATGTCCGGGCATCATCCATCAACGAAGAGATGAAAAAGGCCGCTGTACGCGCTCTGGCAGAGCTTGCGCGCGAAGAGTGCCCTGATTCTGTTTGCCGGGCCTATGGCAACGAGAAATTCTCTTTTGGACCGCGATACATTATCCCCAAACCGTTCGATCCGCGGGCGCTGCTCCGCGTTGCCCCTGCAGTGGCGCAGGCAGCAATGGACTCCGGTGTGGCAAGACAGCCCATCGAGGACATGGAAAAATATGTCGAGCATCTTGAATCGCTCCAGGGCAAAGCCAAGGAAACCCTGCGCGGCATCATCAACAAGGCCAAGAGTGATCCGAAACGTATCGTCTTCCCTGAAGGTGACAACGAAAAGATCCTTAAGGCTGTACAGGTGCTGGTTGAAGAAGGAATCGCCCACCCAATCCTCATAGGAAACCATTCCAAGATTCGGACTGCCATTGAGGAGCTGGGGCTGGATCTTAACGGCGTGCCGATAGTCGATCCGGAAACTTACGCAAAGTCTGATGAGTACGCGGAAGAGCTTTTCCGGCTCCGCCAGCGCAAGGGGCTTACCCTGTCCGAGGCAAAGAGGATCATGCGCAGGAAATCAAGAACTCATCTCGGCTGCATGATGGTGCGCCAGGGGGATGCCGACACGCTTCTCGGCGGCATCGATACCCACTACCCTGAAACCATTCGTCCGGCCCTGGAAGTCATAGGCAAGCAGGAAGGGCTTTCCAGCGTCCACGGCCTGTATATGATGGTCTTCAAGAAAGGGATCATCTTCCTCGCAGATACCACGGTCGATATCGACCCAACTGCAGAAGAGCTGGCCGAAACTGCCATTCTCGCCGCGGAAAAAGCCAAGATGCTCGAATTCGAGCCCAAGGTTGCCATGCTCTCCTTCTCCAACTTCGGCTCAGTGCTCCATCCGGATACGGTCAAGGTGAAAAAGGCGGTAGAGATCGTCAAGCAGAAGGCGCCAGGTCTGGAAATAGACGGCGAGATGCAGGCGGATACCGCTCTGGTCCCGGAAATCCTTCAGAAGAACTACCAATTTTCGACTCTTAAAGGGTCGGCAAACGTCCTGATCTTCCCGGACCTCAACTCAGGCAACATCAGTTATAAGCTGCTTAACAGAATCGGTGGCGCTGATGCAATCGGTCCGATCCTGATGGGGATGAAAAAACCGATCCATGTCCTGCAGCGGGGTGACGATGTGCTCGACATCGTCAACATGGCGGCAATCGCCGTGGTTGACGCGCAGAACAGCTAA
- the panB gene encoding 3-methyl-2-oxobutanoate hydroxymethyltransferase: MRKQVTILDIQKMKDEGTPITVLTCYDYPTARIMDGCGIDVILVGDSLGVVVAGHENTLPVTVDEIIYHSRAVMRATPRAMVVADMPFLSYQVDIPTARLNAGRLIKEGGAAAVKLEGGTNMADTIRAITSMDIPVMGHIGLTPQSIHRMGGYRVQGKKEEQADRLMADALAVEAAGAFAVTLEGIPQKLARKITEALTIPTIGIGAGPGCDGQVLVLHDILGLCEKYSPKFVKRYADGRALIADAVSAYIAEVRSGEFPTEAHSFN, from the coding sequence ATGCGCAAGCAGGTAACCATACTTGATATTCAGAAGATGAAGGACGAAGGGACACCGATAACCGTACTCACCTGCTACGATTATCCGACAGCCAGGATTATGGACGGTTGCGGCATCGATGTCATTCTTGTCGGCGATTCCCTGGGGGTTGTGGTTGCCGGTCATGAGAACACCCTGCCGGTTACTGTTGACGAAATCATCTATCACAGCCGGGCGGTGATGAGGGCCACCCCGCGGGCGATGGTGGTGGCGGACATGCCGTTTCTCTCCTACCAGGTCGATATCCCCACTGCCCGTCTCAATGCCGGGCGACTCATCAAAGAGGGGGGAGCGGCAGCAGTGAAGCTGGAGGGTGGCACCAACATGGCCGATACCATCCGGGCTATCACTTCGATGGACATCCCGGTCATGGGGCATATCGGCCTGACCCCGCAGTCGATCCACCGGATGGGGGGATACCGCGTTCAGGGTAAAAAGGAGGAGCAGGCCGACCGGCTCATGGCCGATGCCTTAGCTGTGGAGGCGGCGGGTGCTTTTGCCGTGACCCTGGAAGGAATACCCCAGAAACTGGCGCGAAAGATAACCGAAGCTCTCACCATCCCGACCATCGGCATCGGCGCCGGGCCTGGGTGTGACGGCCAGGTTCTGGTGCTGCACGACATCCTCGGTCTTTGTGAGAAATATTCCCCCAAGTTTGTCAAACGCTATGCGGACGGCCGGGCGCTGATAGCGGACGCGGTAAGCGCCTATATTGCCGAAGTCAGGAGCGGAGAGTTCCCGACCGAGGCCCATTCCTTCAACTGA
- a CDS encoding ROK family protein encodes MANQHYVVGIDVGGTNLRFALVGADGEIVARRRIATPMNRAAFLSKLNENVGFMATELSGAGSLTGVGIGMPGLIAPSGQILSSVNLQHCAGLNLESELQAVTGLPVAVVNDANAAACGEHRFGAGRPFRTFIMITIGTGIGGGLVLDGNLWTGVDGFAGEFGHLTVVPDGRACPCGNHGCVEQYSSATALLAIAGEQGIMIRDASVEALAALATAGDAQAIALFRDAGRYLGAAAAAVVNLLNPAAIIIGGGVAASFALMQSSMRAEIDLRAYRPSAAGVTIIKGELNDDAGVLGAAAVALERFSR; translated from the coding sequence GTGGCGAACCAGCACTATGTCGTGGGGATCGATGTCGGCGGGACAAATCTCAGGTTTGCCCTGGTCGGAGCTGATGGTGAAATCGTGGCTCGGAGACGCATTGCTACGCCGATGAACCGGGCAGCCTTTCTCAGCAAACTCAACGAGAATGTCGGGTTCATGGCCACAGAGTTGAGTGGCGCAGGCAGCTTGACCGGTGTCGGCATCGGCATGCCCGGCCTTATCGCTCCATCGGGGCAGATCCTTTCGTCGGTCAACCTTCAGCATTGCGCAGGGCTGAACCTGGAATCTGAACTCCAGGCCGTAACCGGCCTGCCGGTTGCTGTAGTCAACGATGCCAATGCCGCTGCCTGCGGCGAGCACCGTTTTGGCGCGGGTCGCCCGTTTCGTACATTTATCATGATTACCATCGGCACCGGCATTGGCGGAGGGCTGGTCCTTGACGGGAACCTCTGGACCGGCGTCGACGGTTTTGCCGGGGAATTTGGTCACTTAACAGTGGTTCCAGATGGCAGAGCGTGTCCTTGCGGCAATCACGGCTGCGTCGAGCAGTACTCATCCGCCACTGCTCTACTGGCAATTGCCGGGGAGCAGGGTATTATGATCAGAGATGCTTCTGTGGAAGCCCTTGCGGCCCTGGCCACTGCCGGCGATGCCCAGGCAATAGCTCTTTTCCGTGATGCCGGCCGCTATCTCGGGGCTGCTGCCGCAGCTGTGGTAAACCTGCTGAACCCTGCCGCGATTATCATCGGCGGAGGAGTTGCTGCCAGTTTTGCTCTCATGCAGAGTTCGATGAGGGCAGAGATTGACCTGCGGGCATACAGGCCTTCGGCCGCAGGGGTGACAATAATCAAAGGTGAGCTTAATGATGATGCTGGTGTATTGGGGGCGGCAGCAGTGGCGTTGGAACGTTTTAGCCGTTGA
- the panC gene encoding pantoate--beta-alanine ligase, protein MKIISDIKEMQTLAIAARGEGKRISFVPTMGFLHEGHASLLHEGRKRGDLLVLSIFVNPTQFGVGEDFDKYPRDMERDTHIAAAAGVDVVFTPSPVGMYPAGYQTFVDVAELTLPLCGASRPGHFRGVTTVVCKLFNIVQPHIALFGKKDFQQLAVIRQMTVDLNMPVEVVGMPIIREQDGLAMSSRNKYLSSEERTSALCLSRSLQSVRAAYHSGERDAERLKQLVQNIILAEPSATIDYVELRADETLEKVATVDDRTLLALAVRVGATRLIDNCLLGEDD, encoded by the coding sequence ATGAAAATCATATCCGACATAAAAGAAATGCAGACCCTTGCTATTGCCGCCAGAGGGGAAGGGAAAAGGATATCCTTTGTCCCGACAATGGGGTTCCTGCACGAAGGGCATGCCTCGCTCCTGCATGAGGGGAGAAAGCGCGGCGACCTGCTGGTGCTCAGTATTTTTGTCAATCCCACCCAGTTTGGCGTTGGCGAGGATTTCGACAAGTATCCGCGCGACATGGAGCGAGATACCCATATTGCGGCTGCTGCCGGGGTTGATGTGGTTTTTACCCCGTCTCCTGTCGGGATGTATCCGGCAGGCTACCAGACCTTTGTGGATGTGGCAGAACTGACGCTGCCACTCTGTGGTGCCAGCAGGCCGGGGCACTTTCGCGGAGTCACCACCGTGGTCTGCAAGCTGTTCAATATTGTTCAGCCTCATATTGCCCTGTTCGGGAAGAAGGATTTTCAGCAGCTCGCGGTCATCAGGCAGATGACGGTGGACCTGAACATGCCGGTGGAAGTTGTCGGGATGCCGATCATCCGCGAGCAGGACGGCCTGGCCATGAGCTCGCGCAACAAGTACCTGTCATCGGAGGAGCGGACAAGCGCACTCTGCCTCAGCAGGTCGTTGCAGTCGGTTCGCGCTGCCTATCATTCTGGAGAGCGGGATGCAGAGCGCCTCAAGCAGCTGGTCCAAAATATTATCCTGGCTGAACCTAGCGCAACCATCGACTACGTAGAACTCCGCGCAGACGAGACGCTGGAAAAGGTCGCCACGGTAGATGATCGCACGCTGCTGGCCCTGGCAGTAAGGGTCGGAGCTACCAGACTCATCGACAACTGCCTGCTCGGAGAGGATGACTGA